One Pecten maximus chromosome 16, xPecMax1.1, whole genome shotgun sequence DNA window includes the following coding sequences:
- the LOC117344799 gene encoding uncharacterized protein DDB_G0290685-like — protein sequence MLLLHLCHPDDYYLKKKGHRDSGLDNEDGIGHRNSWLDNEDGIGHRYSGLGNEDGIGHRDSWLDNEDGHSDSWLDNEDGIGHSDSWLDNEDGIDYRDNGLDNEDRIYYRDSGFDNEDGIGHSDSWLDNKDPIGHRDSWLDNKDGIGHRDSGLDNEDGIGHRYSGLDNKDGIGHRDNWLDNEGEIGHRYSWLDNEDGIGHSHSWLDNEAEIGHRQFRKHLFAALLLFSIRSLTFKFFV from the exons ATGTTGCTGCTACATTTATGTCATCCGGATGATTATTACCTGAAG AAAAAGGGTCACAGAGACAGCGGGCTTGACAACGAGGATGGAATAGGCCACAGAAACAGTTGGCTTGACAACGAGGATGGAATAGGCCACAGATACAGTGGGCTTGGCAACGAGGATGGAATAGGCCACAGAGACAGTTGGCTTGACAACGAggatg GCCACAGTGACAGTTGGCTTGACAACGAGGATGGAATAGGCCACAGTGACAGTTGGCTTGACAACGAGGATGGAATAGATTACAGAGACAATGGGCTTGACAACGAGGATCGTATATATTACAGAGACAGCGGGTTTGACAACGAGGATGGAATAGGCCACAGTGACAGTTGGCTTGACAACAAGGATCCAATAGGCCACAGAGACAGTTGGCTTGACAACAAGGATGGAATAGGCCACAGAGACAGTGGGCTTGACAACGAGGATGGAATAGGCCACAGATACAGCGGGCTTGACAACAAGGATGGAATAGGCCACAGAGACAACTGGCTTGACAACGAGGGTGAAATAGGCCACAGATACAGCTGGCTTGACAACGAGGATGGAATAGGCCACAGTCACAGCTGGCTTGACAACGAGGCTGAAATAGGCCACAGACAATTTCGTAAACATCTATTCGCAGCTCTTCTGTTATTTTCCATCAGAAGCCTCACCTTCAAATTCTTTGTTTAA